In one Acomys russatus chromosome X, mAcoRus1.1, whole genome shotgun sequence genomic region, the following are encoded:
- the Apln gene encoding apelin, whose product MNLRLYLQALLLLWLSLTAVCGVPLLLPPDEKGLEEGNMRYLVQPRASRTGPGPWQGGRRKIRRQRPRLSHKGPMPF is encoded by the exons ATGAATCTGAGGCTCTACTTGCAGGCGCTGCTGCTACTCTGGCTCTCCCTGACTGCAGTGTGTGGAG TGCCACTGTTGCTGCCTCCAGATGAGAAAGGGCTAGAAGAAGGCAACATGCGCTACCTGGTGCAGCCCAGAGCTTCAAGGACTGGACCAGGGCCctggcagggaggcaggaggaaaatcCGCAGACAGCGGCCGCGTCTCTCCCATAAGGGCCCCATGCCTTTCTGA